GTGAACGAGGGGAAACTGTAATACCCCAGCTAACCAAGAATGACCACAATCCGTTTGCAAAGTGGAAAATAGTTGAAATGACACCAATCAGATAGAAAATAAACATGAATGGTGAAGATAGGATATCTGCCATCATGTCATAGTTAACATGGGCACCAAATGCAGCTGCAACGCGAGTTTGCCATACGTGCCATGTAATAAAGATTAAGGTAATGACACCTGATATACGCTGTAGTAAAAACATCCAGTTTCTGAAATATCCATATTTCCCGGCATTGTTTTTTGCGGTAAAAGCGATATAAAGGCCATAGATAGCATGAAATAAAATTGGTAAATAAATAACTACTGTTTCTAGGACAATTCTAAAAGGAAGGTTCCCCATAAAATCTGCAGCTTTGTTAAAGGACTCAGCCCCTCCTGTAGCAAAATGGTTGACTACTAGATGCTGCACAAGAAATAAACCTATTGGAATTACTCCTAGTAA
This Neobacillus sp. YX16 DNA region includes the following protein-coding sequences:
- a CDS encoding succinate dehydrogenase cytochrome b558 subunit; its protein translation is MAGNREFLNRRLHSLLGVIPIGLFLVQHLVVNHFATGGAESFNKAADFMGNLPFRIVLETVVIYLPILFHAIYGLYIAFTAKNNAGKYGYFRNWMFLLQRISGVITLIFITWHVWQTRVAAAFGAHVNYDMMADILSSPFMFIFYLIGVISTIFHFANGLWSFLVSWGITVSPRSQVISTYFTIGVFVVLSIVAIRTLLAFV